In a single window of the Pelagibacterium sp. 26DY04 genome:
- a CDS encoding glycosyltransferase family 4 protein — MTVDAVGGVWRYAMDLARQLKATGTEFLFLSLGPVPGPAQRDEAEALGELVWLDALPDWLADDPSAFESLPRTIEALACDVDLIHLNAPTHAAGLRTALPVVVVAHSCVPTWFAAVRNDDCPQNWSWQKDLNRAGLDVADAVIAPSHSHARAMEDIYGLLPQLSVIYNGSSGARLTPSEKRDGVLAAGRWWDEGKNAAALDAAASRVDRHIAAAGACKGPNGAQWTFANVRHLGSLSTSEMAEWLAGAAIVVSPSIYEPFGLVPLEGARAGAALVLADIPTYRELWDGAALFVDPHNPDALAAAINRLSADASLRTDLAAKAQARSEVYSLEAQANAVGALYRSLVQQTVH; from the coding sequence ATGACCGTCGATGCCGTCGGAGGGGTCTGGCGCTACGCCATGGACCTCGCACGCCAACTCAAGGCCACGGGAACGGAGTTCCTTTTCCTCAGCCTGGGACCAGTGCCCGGCCCTGCGCAAAGGGACGAGGCCGAGGCGCTGGGCGAGTTGGTATGGCTCGATGCACTCCCCGATTGGCTCGCGGACGATCCTTCGGCCTTCGAAAGCCTGCCCCGCACCATCGAGGCCCTGGCTTGCGATGTGGATCTCATCCACCTCAACGCTCCAACTCATGCGGCCGGGCTTAGAACCGCTTTGCCTGTGGTGGTTGTCGCTCATTCCTGCGTGCCCACCTGGTTCGCCGCAGTGCGAAACGACGATTGTCCGCAAAACTGGTCGTGGCAGAAGGATCTCAATCGCGCCGGGCTGGACGTGGCCGATGCCGTGATCGCCCCTTCCCATAGCCACGCCCGCGCAATGGAGGATATCTATGGCCTCCTGCCTCAGCTTTCGGTGATCTATAACGGCTCATCGGGTGCAAGGCTGACGCCGAGCGAAAAACGCGACGGCGTCCTGGCTGCCGGCCGCTGGTGGGACGAGGGCAAGAATGCCGCCGCTCTCGACGCAGCCGCATCGCGTGTTGATCGACACATTGCTGCCGCGGGGGCCTGCAAAGGCCCAAATGGTGCGCAGTGGACCTTTGCCAATGTCCGGCATTTGGGATCTTTGTCGACATCTGAGATGGCCGAGTGGCTAGCCGGAGCGGCTATCGTCGTTTCCCCCTCCATCTACGAGCCTTTCGGATTGGTGCCTCTCGAAGGTGCCCGGGCAGGAGCTGCCTTGGTGCTCGCTGACATACCTACCTATCGCGAGCTTTGGGACGGCGCTGCACTCTTTGTCGATCCGCACAATCCCGACGCTCTTGCGGCTGCAATCAACCGCCTGAGCGCCGACGCCTCGCTGCGCACCGATCTCGCCGCCAAGGCGCAAGCGCGCTCGGAGGTCTATTCGCTCGAGGCGCAGGCCAATGCCGTCGGGGCGCTCTATCGCAGCCTCGTTCAACAGACAGTTCATTGA